A genomic window from Agrobacterium tumefaciens includes:
- the ptsP gene encoding phosphoenolpyruvate--protein phosphotransferase translates to MRDLSAGPRVLLKRLREMMAEHLEPQDRLDQIVRQIASNMVAEVCSVYVLRSDSVLELYATEGLNKDAVHLAQLKMGQGLVGTIAASAQPLNLSDAQAHPAFRYLPETGEEIYHSFLGVPILRSGRTLGVLVVQNKASRTYREDEVEALETTAMLIAEIVASGELKKITRPGVELDLTRAVSIDGDAYGEGIGLGHVVLHDPRIVVTNLLNEDADTEIRRLADAIGSLRLSIDDMLQRRDVPTEGEHREVLETYRMFAHDQGWVRRMEEAIRNGLTAEAAVEKVQSDTKARMMRLTDPYLRERMHDFDDLANRLLRQLIGFGGRGPEQDFPLDAIVLARAMGAAELLDYPREKLRGLVLEDGAVTSHVVIVARAMGIPIIGQATGIVALAENNDPIIIDGDDGQVHLRPMSDLQRAYEEKVRLRARRQEQFRALRNVEPITKDGQKVNLKMNAGLLVDLPQLDESGADGIGLFRTELQFMIASNMPKGEEQEAFYRSVLRQAKGKSVTFRTLDIGGDKVVSYMRGQEEENPALGWRAIRLSLDRPGLMRTQMRALLRAASGAELRMMLPMVTEVSEIRAARDLLQKEVQHLSKFSHALPKKLQFGAMLEVPSLMWQLDELMQEVDFVSVGSNDLFQFSMAVDRGNARVSDRFDNLGKPFLRILRDIVRAGERHHTSVTLCGEMASKPLSAMALIGLGFRSVSMSPTAIGPVKAMLLGLDAARLADELNAALDDHNSLESAREVLLRFAATHSIPI, encoded by the coding sequence ATGAGAGACCTTTCCGCAGGTCCGCGCGTCCTGCTCAAGCGGCTGCGCGAAATGATGGCGGAGCACCTTGAACCGCAGGACCGCCTGGACCAGATCGTTCGCCAGATAGCCAGCAACATGGTGGCGGAGGTTTGCTCGGTCTACGTGCTGCGCTCCGACAGCGTGCTGGAGCTTTACGCGACAGAAGGTCTCAACAAGGATGCCGTGCATCTTGCCCAGCTGAAAATGGGGCAGGGTCTTGTCGGCACCATCGCCGCTTCCGCCCAGCCGCTCAATCTTTCCGATGCGCAGGCGCATCCCGCATTCCGTTATCTTCCTGAAACCGGTGAGGAAATTTATCATTCCTTCCTCGGTGTGCCGATTTTGCGTTCCGGTCGCACTCTTGGCGTTCTTGTGGTCCAGAACAAGGCCAGCCGAACGTACCGGGAGGATGAAGTTGAAGCGCTCGAGACAACCGCGATGCTTATCGCTGAAATAGTGGCGAGCGGCGAGTTGAAAAAGATTACCCGCCCCGGTGTTGAGCTGGACCTGACGCGCGCCGTTTCCATCGATGGCGACGCCTATGGCGAAGGCATCGGTCTTGGCCATGTCGTCTTGCACGATCCCCGCATCGTCGTCACCAATCTCTTGAACGAAGATGCGGATACGGAAATCCGTCGTCTTGCCGATGCCATCGGGTCACTTCGCCTGTCGATCGATGACATGTTGCAGCGCCGCGACGTGCCGACGGAAGGCGAGCACCGCGAGGTTCTGGAAACCTACCGCATGTTCGCCCACGACCAGGGCTGGGTGCGGCGCATGGAAGAGGCGATCCGCAACGGCCTGACGGCGGAAGCGGCGGTTGAGAAGGTGCAGAGCGACACCAAGGCGCGCATGATGCGCCTGACGGACCCTTATCTTCGCGAGCGCATGCATGATTTCGACGATCTCGCCAACCGGCTGCTGCGCCAGCTGATCGGTTTTGGCGGGCGTGGACCGGAGCAGGATTTCCCTCTTGACGCCATCGTTCTGGCCCGCGCCATGGGTGCTGCCGAACTGCTCGATTACCCGCGTGAAAAACTGCGCGGTCTGGTGCTCGAAGACGGTGCCGTGACAAGCCATGTCGTCATCGTCGCGCGTGCCATGGGCATTCCGATCATCGGGCAGGCCACGGGCATCGTCGCACTTGCCGAAAACAACGATCCCATCATCATCGATGGCGACGATGGTCAGGTGCATCTGCGTCCCATGTCGGATCTGCAGCGCGCCTATGAGGAAAAGGTGCGCCTGCGCGCCCGGCGGCAGGAGCAGTTCCGCGCGCTGCGCAATGTCGAGCCGATCACCAAGGATGGCCAGAAGGTCAATCTCAAGATGAATGCGGGCCTTTTGGTGGACCTGCCGCAGCTGGACGAATCCGGCGCCGACGGCATTGGCCTGTTCCGCACCGAGCTGCAATTCATGATCGCCTCCAACATGCCGAAGGGCGAGGAGCAGGAGGCGTTCTACCGTTCCGTTCTGCGGCAGGCAAAGGGCAAGAGCGTCACCTTCCGCACGCTCGATATCGGCGGCGACAAGGTCGTTTCTTATATGCGCGGTCAGGAAGAGGAAAACCCGGCACTGGGCTGGCGGGCGATCCGCCTGTCGCTCGACCGTCCAGGCCTGATGCGCACGCAGATGCGCGCGCTGCTGCGTGCCGCTTCGGGTGCTGAACTGCGCATGATGCTGCCGATGGTGACGGAGGTTTCCGAAATCCGCGCCGCGCGCGATCTTCTCCAGAAGGAAGTGCAGCATCTCTCGAAGTTCAGCCATGCGCTGCCGAAAAAACTGCAATTCGGCGCGATGCTGGAAGTGCCGTCTTTGATGTGGCAGCTCGATGAGCTGATGCAGGAGGTGGATTTCGTTTCCGTCGGTTCCAACGACCTGTTCCAGTTTTCCATGGCGGTCGATCGCGGCAATGCAAGGGTTTCGGATCGTTTCGACAATCTCGGCAAGCCGTTCCTGCGCATCCTGCGCGATATCGTGCGTGCGGGTGAAAGGCACCATACCTCCGTCACGCTTTGCGGTGAAATGGCAAGCAAACCGCTTTCGGCCATGGCCCTGATCGGCCTCGGTTTCCGCTCGGTTTCCATGTCGCCGACGGCGATCGGTCCGGTCAAGGCCATGCTGCTCGGGCTTGATGCCGCGCGCCTTGCCGATGAGCTGAATGCCGCGCTGGACGATCACAATTCGCTGGAAAGCGCGCGCGAGGTGTTGTTACGCTTTGCCGCGACGCATTCCATTCCCATTTAG
- the prfA gene encoding peptide chain release factor 1 has product MAKLPVEKMRELERRFGEIEARMSAGPAADVYVKLASEYSELEPVVKKIREYEKAVSEAADLEALLADKTTDKDMRDLAEMELSEVEARIGELEKDMQVLLLPKDAADEKSAILEIRAGTGGSEAALFAGDLFRMYERFASTKGWKVEVLSASEGEAGGYKEIIATISGRGVFSKLKFESGVHRVQRVPETEASGRIHTSAATVAVLPEAEDIDIEIRPEDIRIDTMRASGAGGQHVNTTDSAVRITHLPTGLIVTSSEKSQHQNRAKAMQVLRSRLYDIERQKVDNERSADRKSQVGSGDRSERIRTYNFPQGRVTDHRINLTLYKLDRMIEGEIDELLDALIADYQAGQLAQLGEQQL; this is encoded by the coding sequence GTGGCGAAGCTTCCCGTCGAAAAAATGCGCGAGTTGGAAAGGCGTTTCGGCGAGATCGAAGCGCGTATGTCGGCCGGCCCTGCAGCGGATGTTTATGTGAAGCTGGCTTCGGAATATTCCGAACTTGAGCCGGTGGTGAAGAAAATTCGCGAATACGAGAAGGCGGTCTCGGAGGCAGCCGATCTCGAGGCGCTGCTTGCCGACAAGACGACCGACAAGGACATGCGCGATCTGGCGGAGATGGAGCTGTCGGAGGTCGAGGCCCGTATCGGCGAGCTTGAGAAGGACATGCAGGTCCTGCTGCTTCCGAAGGATGCCGCCGACGAGAAAAGCGCGATCCTTGAAATCCGTGCCGGCACAGGCGGGTCCGAAGCCGCACTTTTCGCCGGCGACCTGTTCCGCATGTATGAGCGCTTCGCATCGACCAAGGGCTGGAAAGTCGAGGTTCTTTCCGCCAGTGAAGGCGAAGCGGGCGGTTACAAGGAAATCATCGCCACCATCAGCGGGCGAGGGGTGTTCTCCAAGCTGAAATTCGAATCCGGTGTGCACCGGGTGCAGCGTGTGCCGGAAACGGAAGCGAGTGGCCGGATCCACACCTCAGCGGCCACCGTCGCCGTTCTGCCGGAAGCGGAAGATATCGACATCGAAATCCGCCCGGAAGACATCCGCATCGATACGATGCGCGCTTCCGGCGCGGGCGGCCAGCACGTCAACACCACCGACTCGGCGGTTCGCATCACCCATCTTCCGACGGGTCTGATCGTCACCAGCTCGGAAAAATCGCAGCACCAGAACCGCGCCAAGGCCATGCAGGTTCTGCGTTCGCGGTTATACGATATCGAACGCCAGAAGGTGGACAATGAACGCTCTGCCGACCGCAAGAGCCAGGTTGGTTCCGGCGATCGTTCCGAGCGTATCCGCACCTATAATTTTCCGCAGGGGCGCGTTACCGATCACCGCATCAATCTGACGCTCTACAAGCTTGACCGGATGATTGAAGGTGAGATCGACGAACTTCTCGATGCGCTGATTGCCGACTATCAGGCTGGTCAGCTTGCCCAGCTTGGCGAACAGCAGCTTTGA
- the prmC gene encoding peptide chain release factor N(5)-glutamine methyltransferase yields MSGGADGTVSTELAAARKRLQLAGVADPLLDARLLIAEVSGFSLTDFVMKPDHPVTPEESVRIAAMIERRAGGEPVHRILGHREFHGLDLLLSKETLEPRPDTEILVDTLLPALKRAVADKGSARILDLGTGTGAICLALLKECPQALGIGSDISTDALETAAKNAARNGLGSRFETMRSDWFEKISGSFDIIVSNPPYIRSDIVTTLDREVRHYDPMAALDGGQDGLAPYRLIAADAGRFLVENGIVGVEIGFDQRLDVSAIFASHGFSLLDAVKDYGGNDRVLTFRR; encoded by the coding sequence TTGAGTGGCGGCGCTGACGGAACGGTTTCGACCGAGCTTGCCGCAGCCCGCAAACGGCTGCAGCTGGCGGGCGTCGCCGACCCGCTTCTTGATGCGCGCCTGCTGATTGCCGAGGTGAGCGGCTTTTCATTGACTGACTTCGTGATGAAGCCGGATCATCCTGTCACGCCGGAAGAAAGTGTGCGGATTGCCGCCATGATCGAGAGGCGAGCCGGGGGTGAGCCGGTCCATCGCATTCTCGGCCACCGGGAATTTCATGGTCTTGATCTTCTTCTGTCTAAGGAAACGCTCGAACCCCGTCCGGATACGGAAATTCTCGTCGACACGCTTCTACCGGCTTTGAAGAGAGCCGTTGCCGATAAGGGCAGTGCGCGGATACTGGATTTGGGTACCGGAACGGGTGCGATCTGTCTGGCGCTTCTGAAGGAATGCCCGCAGGCGCTGGGTATCGGCAGTGACATTTCGACCGATGCGCTGGAAACGGCGGCCAAGAATGCCGCCCGGAACGGTCTCGGCTCGCGTTTTGAAACCATGCGCAGCGACTGGTTCGAAAAAATCTCTGGCAGCTTTGACATAATTGTGTCGAATCCGCCTTATATAAGAAGCGATATAGTCACAACGCTCGACCGAGAGGTTCGTCATTACGATCCGATGGCGGCGCTGGATGGAGGTCAGGACGGCCTTGCACCGTACCGCCTTATTGCTGCCGATGCAGGCCGCTTTCTTGTGGAAAACGGGATTGTCGGTGTGGAGATCGGTTTCGATCAAAGGCTTGATGTTTCCGCTATATTTGCTTCCCACGGCTTCTCTCTTCTCGATGCTGTGAAGGATTATGGTGGCAACGACAGAGTTTTGACCTTCCGGAGATAG
- a CDS encoding DUF4167 domain-containing protein — protein sequence MRPGQQNKRGRGRGSNNNNNNNGGGGNNNFNRKGGNPLTRTYDSSGPDVKIRGTAQHIAEKYAALARDAQSSGDRVIAENYLQHAEHYNRIIATAQAQMQERFQRDDRGEYNATDADEMDGNEGDDSVVASQQHSEQSERVQQPERQERAERSEPRQERQERRERPDRRERQERQPRQPQVSVEQPPVYDASQAPQPVIEGTPMEVAVEEEQQQAEAPATERAPKTRRATTPRPRRPRRAATAEGAEGEEAPAGEEATPATLENAAE from the coding sequence ATGAGGCCAGGACAGCAAAACAAGCGCGGCCGGGGGCGTGGAAGCAACAACAATAACAATAATAATGGTGGCGGTGGTAACAACAACTTCAACCGCAAGGGCGGAAACCCGCTCACCAGGACTTATGACAGCTCCGGCCCCGATGTGAAAATCCGTGGCACAGCCCAGCACATAGCGGAAAAATACGCTGCCCTTGCCCGGGACGCGCAGAGTTCTGGTGACCGCGTGATTGCGGAAAACTATCTGCAGCACGCCGAACACTACAATCGCATCATCGCCACGGCTCAGGCCCAGATGCAGGAACGTTTCCAGCGCGATGACCGTGGTGAATACAATGCCACGGATGCCGACGAGATGGATGGAAACGAAGGTGACGACAGCGTCGTTGCATCGCAGCAGCATTCCGAACAGTCTGAGCGCGTGCAGCAGCCGGAACGCCAGGAGCGCGCCGAGCGGTCGGAACCGCGCCAGGAGCGTCAAGAGCGCCGCGAGCGCCCGGATCGCCGTGAACGGCAGGAGCGTCAGCCCCGCCAGCCGCAGGTCTCGGTCGAGCAGCCCCCGGTTTACGATGCCAGCCAGGCTCCGCAGCCGGTGATCGAAGGCACGCCCATGGAAGTGGCGGTCGAGGAAGAGCAGCAGCAGGCTGAGGCTCCGGCAACCGAGCGCGCACCGAAGACCCGCCGTGCCACGACGCCGCGCCCACGTCGTCCGCGCCGTGCCGCAACTGCGGAAGGTGCTGAAGGCGAAGAGGCTCCGGCCGGCGAGGAAGCAACACCTGCAACGCTTGAAAACGCTGCCGAATAA
- the clpB gene encoding ATP-dependent chaperone ClpB: MNIEKYSERVRGFLQSAQTFALAENHQQFSPEHVLKVLLDDEQGMAASLIERAGGDAKEARLANDAALAKLPKVSGGNGGLSLTAPLAKVFSTAEDLAKKAGDSFVTVERLLQALAIESSATTSASLKKAGATAQALNQVINDIRKGRTADSANAEQGFDALKKYARDLTEEAREGRLDPVIGRDDEIRRTIQVLSRRTKNNPVLIGEPGVGKTAIAEGLALRIVNGDVPESLKDKKLMALDMGALIAGAKYRGEFEERLKAVLNEVQAENGGIILFIDEMHTLVGAGKADGAMDASNLLKPALARGELHCVGATTLDEYRKHVEKDPALARRFQPVLVDEPTVEDTISILRGLKEKYEQHHKVRISDSALVAAATLSNRYITDRFLPDKAIDLMDEAASRLRMQVDSKPEELDELDRRIIQLKIEREALKQETDQSSVDRLKKLEDELADTEEKADALTARWQAEKQKLGHAADLKKRLDEARNELAIAQRNGQFQRAGELTYGIIPGLEKELAAAEARDSSGAGSMVQEVVTADNIAHVVSRWTGIPVDKMLEGQREKLLRMEDELAKSVVGQGEAVQAVSKAVRRSRAGLQDPNRPIGSFIFLGPTGVGKTELTKSLARFLFDDETAMVRLDMSEYMEKHSVARLIGAPPGYVGYEEGGALTEAVRRRPYQVVLFDEIEKAHPDVFNVLLQVLDDGRLTDGQGRTVDFKNTIIIMTSNLGSEFMTQMGDNDDVDSVRDLVMERVRSHFRPEFLNRIDDIILFHRLRRDEMGAIVEIQLKRLIALLGDRKISLELDEDARNWLANKGYDPAYGARPLKRVIQKAVQDRLAEMILGGEVPDGSRVKVTSGTDRLLFKVKPPKGEAETETADAA; the protein is encoded by the coding sequence ATGAATATTGAAAAATACTCCGAGCGCGTTCGCGGTTTTCTGCAATCGGCACAGACCTTTGCGCTGGCGGAAAACCATCAGCAGTTTTCGCCCGAACACGTTCTGAAGGTTCTGCTCGATGACGAGCAGGGCATGGCGGCATCGCTGATCGAGCGGGCCGGTGGCGATGCCAAGGAAGCGCGCCTTGCCAATGATGCGGCGCTGGCGAAATTGCCCAAGGTTTCCGGCGGCAATGGCGGCCTTTCCCTGACCGCTCCGCTTGCGAAGGTGTTCTCAACCGCGGAAGACCTTGCCAAGAAGGCGGGCGACAGTTTCGTCACCGTGGAGCGTCTTTTGCAGGCCTTGGCGATTGAAAGCTCCGCCACCACTTCGGCTTCCCTGAAGAAGGCCGGTGCAACCGCGCAGGCGCTCAATCAGGTCATCAACGACATCCGCAAGGGCCGCACGGCTGACAGCGCCAATGCCGAACAGGGCTTTGACGCACTGAAGAAATATGCGCGCGATCTGACGGAGGAAGCCCGCGAAGGCCGGCTCGATCCTGTCATTGGTCGTGACGACGAAATTCGCCGTACCATTCAGGTGCTGTCACGTCGCACCAAGAACAATCCCGTCCTGATCGGTGAACCCGGCGTTGGTAAAACGGCGATTGCCGAAGGCCTTGCGCTGCGCATCGTCAATGGCGATGTGCCGGAAAGCCTGAAGGACAAGAAGCTGATGGCGCTCGATATGGGCGCGCTGATCGCCGGTGCGAAATATCGCGGTGAATTCGAAGAGCGCCTGAAGGCTGTGCTTAATGAGGTACAGGCCGAAAATGGCGGCATCATCCTGTTCATCGACGAGATGCACACGCTGGTCGGCGCCGGTAAGGCCGATGGCGCGATGGATGCGTCCAACCTCCTGAAGCCCGCTCTTGCCCGTGGCGAGTTGCATTGCGTTGGTGCCACCACGCTCGATGAATACCGCAAGCACGTGGAAAAGGATCCGGCCCTTGCCCGCCGTTTCCAGCCCGTTCTGGTGGATGAGCCGACCGTGGAGGATACGATCTCGATCCTGCGCGGATTGAAGGAAAAATACGAACAGCATCACAAGGTCCGTATCTCGGATTCGGCCCTAGTTGCGGCTGCGACGCTTTCCAATCGCTATATCACCGACCGCTTCCTGCCCGACAAGGCAATCGATCTGATGGACGAGGCCGCGTCGCGTCTTCGCATGCAGGTGGATTCCAAGCCGGAAGAGCTGGACGAACTGGATCGCCGCATCATCCAGCTCAAGATTGAGCGCGAGGCCCTGAAGCAGGAAACGGACCAGTCGTCCGTCGACCGCCTCAAGAAGCTCGAGGACGAGTTGGCCGATACGGAAGAAAAGGCGGATGCGCTGACGGCTCGCTGGCAGGCGGAAAAGCAGAAGCTCGGCCATGCCGCTGACCTCAAGAAGCGGCTGGACGAAGCCCGCAACGAACTGGCGATTGCCCAGCGCAACGGCCAGTTCCAGCGCGCCGGTGAGTTGACCTATGGCATCATTCCGGGTCTCGAAAAGGAACTGGCTGCGGCGGAAGCCCGCGATAGCAGCGGTGCCGGCTCGATGGTTCAGGAGGTGGTGACGGCGGACAATATCGCCCATGTCGTTTCCCGCTGGACTGGCATTCCGGTCGACAAGATGCTGGAAGGCCAGCGCGAAAAGCTGCTGCGCATGGAAGACGAGCTTGCCAAGTCCGTTGTCGGGCAGGGTGAAGCCGTTCAGGCGGTTTCCAAGGCGGTTCGCCGTTCGCGCGCCGGTCTTCAGGATCCCAACCGGCCGATCGGTTCGTTCATCTTCCTCGGCCCGACCGGTGTGGGCAAGACCGAGCTGACCAAGTCCTTGGCCCGCTTCCTGTTCGACGACGAAACCGCGATGGTTCGGCTCGACATGTCGGAATATATGGAGAAACACTCCGTTGCCCGGCTGATCGGTGCGCCTCCCGGCTATGTCGGTTATGAAGAGGGTGGGGCGCTCACGGAAGCGGTTCGCCGCCGGCCCTATCAGGTCGTGCTGTTCGACGAGATCGAAAAAGCGCATCCGGATGTGTTCAACGTCCTGTTGCAGGTGCTGGATGATGGCCGCCTGACGGACGGCCAGGGCCGCACTGTCGATTTCAAGAACACCATCATCATCATGACCTCGAACCTCGGTTCGGAATTCATGACGCAGATGGGCGACAATGACGATGTGGATTCGGTTCGTGACCTGGTGATGGAGCGGGTCCGGTCGCATTTCCGGCCGGAATTCCTCAACCGTATCGACGATATCATCCTCTTCCACCGCCTGCGGCGCGACGAAATGGGTGCAATTGTCGAAATCCAGCTGAAGCGCCTCATCGCGCTGCTCGGTGATCGCAAGATTTCGCTCGAACTGGATGAGGATGCCCGTAACTGGCTTGCCAATAAGGGCTACGATCCGGCTTATGGCGCGCGTCCGCTGAAGCGGGTGATCCAGAAGGCGGTTCAGGACAGGCTTGCCGAAATGATCCTCGGCGGCGAAGTGCCGGATGGATCGCGGGTCAAGGTGACTTCGGGCACCGACCGGCTGCTGTTCAAGGTCAAGCCCCCCAAGGGCGAGGCCGAAACCGAAACGGCCGATGCGGCATAA
- a CDS encoding M23 family metallopeptidase yields MTADRNVIRSLGTEPPILAEGRRAPDRREISLRWLSGTFLTGITSSILMGVALFAALDGRQQLAIPAEAFAKADMGNNATEAARRGTRLIAPNIAARPSDRSIMEVSTVINEGDKEVVRKVPFSHVKIPLAANYAKQDDYPAFDPLNIFASNDDKDAPAPAASRTGTIYGSEVESEVSLKTVAFPVQHSKYAFAGSLSFDEVEEAVRSNGSILTDGNEQLAALYYIDPRRFDNDEGDVDITAGLAARVVEQNMSVSTPQSASVPVKEYADDVIPARQTETIEAALFGAGYSKAQSSEIAGLLSPQIQSNNVESGDVLRVGIIQEDDKSDIVRVSLYRKGRHMVTMAVDDRKRFIKASEPPKLDAVATAFDSTPAPAAGRDLPSVYDGVYRAALAYGMNQSMVSQLIKLLASSVDFQAQLKPADTLEAFFSVEDADGKATDKSELLYVNAKFGDNETRFYRFQSPEDNSIDYFDENGKSIRQFLLRNPVPNGRMTSGFGMRRHPVLKFSRMHTGTDWAAARGTPIIATGNGTVEKAGWASGYGNQTLIRHANGYVSSYNHQSAIAKGVTEGSKVRQGQVIGYVGSTGLSTGAHLHYELIVNGTKVDAMKVRLPGGKSLSGDALARFSDERKRIDNLLNIDEKPNQVASR; encoded by the coding sequence ATGACTGCGGATCGCAATGTGATCCGGTCGCTAGGCACGGAACCGCCAATTCTGGCGGAAGGGCGCCGTGCACCCGATCGTCGCGAGATTTCGCTTCGATGGCTCTCCGGCACGTTTCTCACCGGTATCACTTCCTCCATATTGATGGGTGTGGCGCTGTTTGCCGCTCTCGACGGGCGCCAGCAGCTTGCCATTCCAGCCGAAGCCTTCGCCAAGGCGGATATGGGCAACAACGCCACCGAAGCCGCCCGCCGGGGTACCCGTCTCATCGCACCGAATATCGCCGCCCGGCCGTCCGACCGGTCGATCATGGAAGTCTCCACCGTCATCAATGAAGGTGACAAGGAAGTGGTCCGCAAGGTTCCCTTCTCCCACGTCAAGATTCCGCTGGCGGCGAATTACGCCAAGCAGGACGACTATCCCGCCTTCGATCCCTTGAATATCTTCGCGAGCAATGACGACAAGGACGCCCCGGCGCCTGCGGCGAGCCGCACCGGAACGATCTATGGCTCCGAGGTCGAATCCGAAGTCAGCCTGAAGACGGTTGCCTTTCCCGTCCAGCATTCCAAATATGCCTTTGCCGGATCCTTGAGCTTCGACGAGGTTGAGGAGGCGGTGCGGTCGAACGGCTCGATCCTCACGGATGGCAACGAACAGCTCGCCGCGCTCTATTACATCGACCCCCGCCGCTTCGACAATGATGAAGGCGATGTCGATATCACCGCTGGCCTCGCCGCCCGTGTCGTAGAGCAGAACATGTCGGTCTCGACCCCGCAATCGGCGTCCGTACCCGTCAAGGAATATGCCGACGACGTCATCCCCGCCCGCCAGACAGAGACCATCGAAGCCGCCCTCTTCGGCGCTGGCTATTCGAAGGCGCAGTCGTCGGAAATCGCCGGGCTGCTGTCACCGCAAATCCAGTCGAACAATGTCGAGAGCGGCGACGTGCTGCGCGTCGGCATTATTCAGGAAGACGACAAAAGCGATATCGTGCGCGTCAGTCTCTATCGCAAGGGCCGGCACATGGTCACCATGGCCGTCGATGACCGCAAGCGTTTCATCAAGGCCAGCGAACCGCCGAAGCTCGACGCGGTGGCGACCGCCTTCGACAGCACGCCGGCGCCGGCCGCCGGCCGTGATCTGCCGAGCGTCTATGACGGCGTCTACCGGGCGGCCCTTGCCTATGGCATGAACCAGAGCATGGTTTCCCAACTCATCAAGCTTCTGGCCAGCAGCGTTGATTTTCAGGCGCAGCTGAAGCCGGCGGATACGCTGGAGGCTTTCTTCTCGGTCGAAGATGCGGATGGCAAGGCGACGGACAAGTCGGAGCTGCTCTACGTCAACGCCAAGTTCGGCGACAACGAGACGCGTTTTTACCGGTTCCAGAGCCCGGAAGACAACAGCATCGATTATTTCGACGAAAATGGCAAAAGCATCCGGCAGTTCCTGTTGCGCAACCCTGTTCCGAACGGCCGCATGACATCCGGTTTCGGCATGCGCCGTCACCCGGTTCTGAAATTCAGCCGCATGCATACCGGCACAGACTGGGCCGCCGCGCGCGGCACGCCGATCATCGCGACGGGCAACGGCACTGTCGAGAAGGCAGGATGGGCCTCCGGTTACGGCAACCAGACGCTGATCCGCCATGCCAACGGCTATGTCTCGTCCTATAACCACCAGAGCGCCATCGCCAAGGGCGTCACCGAAGGTTCCAAGGTCCGGCAGGGCCAGGTCATCGGTTATGTTGGATCGACCGGCCTTTCGACCGGCGCGCATCTGCACTACGAGCTGATCGTCAACGGCACCAAGGTGGATGCGATGAAGGTACGCCTGCCGGGCGGCAAGTCGCTGTCGGGCGATGCGCTTGCGCGTTTTTCCGATGAGAGAAAACGCATCGACAATCTGCTGAATATTGATGAAAAGCCCAATCAGGTGGCAAGCCGGTAA